A segment of the Microbacterium luteolum genome:
TCACACGCACCCGTCGATCCTACCGGCGGGGGCTGTGCATCCGGGGTGCGGCCTCGGGTTCACGCCGCGAGGCCGAAGAGCCGCAGGAGCGCCGCGACGAGTGCTGCCGCCACGACGACCACGAGGAACGACTGACGCAGCCAGAGCAGACCGCCGGCGACCAGCAGCGCAGGCACGCGGGCATCCACCGTGATCGCCTGCCCGTCGCCGAGAGTCTGCACCGCCACGAGAGCGGCGAGCAGCGCGACGGTCAGCAGGTCCGAGATCCGTGCGGGCCGAGGCGCCTCGAGCACCTTGGGTGGCACGAGGTACCCGACCGCCTTCAGTGCGAGGCAGATCAGGGCGGCCAGGAGGATGGCGCTCCACAGGCTCACGACACCGCCTCCGTTCCGGCATCCGCCGCGGATTCCTGCTGCGGATCGCGTCCGAGCCAGTTGAACCAGCCGACCAGGATGGCGACCAGGGCGGCGACCAGCACCGGCAGCCCCGGCATGAGGAAGGGCGTCAGCGCCGCCGCGACGACGGCGGCCGCGACACCGACGGCGATCGCTTGGCGCTGCTTGAGCCGTGGCCAGAGCAGGGCGAGGAAGGCCGCCGCGGCCGCCGCGTCCAGTCCCCAGGTCTTGGGGTCGCCGAGCACATCGCCCACGAGAGCGCCGATCAGCGTCGTGATGTTCCACCCGACGAAGATGCCGATGCCCGTCACCCAGAAGCCGACCTGGCGAAGGCGCGGGACGGTCTGCGAGATCGCCACAGCCGTCGACTCGTCGATCGTGAAATGCGCTGCGGCGGCGCGACGCACGGGTCCGCCTCCGACGATGGGCGACATGCGCATGCCGTAGGCGACATTGCGCACCCCGAGCAGCGCCGCGGAGGCGACGGCCGAGGGCAGCGCCGCCAGCCCGCCTGCCGTGAAGACACCGACGAACGCGAACTGCGATCCACCCGTGAACATCAGCAGACTCAGGACACAGGTCTGCCAGACGTCGAGACCGGATGCCACCGCCAACGCGCCGAACGAGATGCCGTAGGCGCTCGTCGCGAGCACGACGCCGAGAGCCTCGCGCCAGACCTCACGCTCGGCGGTCATCGCACCGATCCGCCGTCGTTCGATCCGATGAACACATGCCTATCATTCTGAACAACGGCGCGTGCATAGTCAAGCGAACGATCGTTTGACATGATGAACGGATGGAGGATCTCCGCACACGCATCTCCCGCACGCTCCGCCGCGAGCGCGAGGCCATCGGCCTCTCGGTCTCCGAGCTCGCCCGGCGCGCCGGCGTGTCCAAGGCGACCGTCTCACAGCTGGAGAGCGGGGCGGGAAACCCGAGCGTCGAGACTCTCTGGGCCCTCGGCGTCGCTCTCGGCGTTCCGTTCGCGGTGCTGGTCGACCAGCAGGCCAACGCACCGACACTGATCCGCGCCGACGAGCTCGCCGGTGTTCCGTCGTCAGCCTCGGCCTACAGCGCGACGCTGCTCTCGGCCAGCCCTCCCGGCGCCCGTCGCGACGTCTACCTGATCCAGGCGGAGCCGGGCGACCCCCGGGTGTCCGACCCGCACCACGCGGGGACGATCGAGCACGTCATCCTGATCGCCGGGCAGGCCCAGGTCGGCCCGGTGGCCGAGCCGATCCTGCTGGGCCCCGGCGACTACCTGACGTACGCCGGCGACGCGCCCCACATCTTCGAGGCGACCGCCGCCGGCACCAGCGCCGTGCTCATCTCCGAGCTGCGCTGATCGTCGGCCGCGCCCGACTCACTCGGCGCCGCCCGCGGGCGAGGGATCGGGGATCTCGTGCGGCCGGTACTGCGGAAGCCGCGACGCCGGGAGGATCGCGAGGGCGCTGATCCCCGCCAGCAGGAGCAGGCCGAGCTTGAGCGTCCCCAGGCGGGCCTCCTCGTTGACGACCACGGCCGCATCGACCTGCCCGGGCGTCGCATCGGTCGCTTCGAGCGCAGCCCGGAGATCGTCGTTGCTGACGAAGTTGAGGTTGTCCATGTCGACCTGGGCCAGCAGCGACGGCGGAAGCTCCGGATGCTCGACCACCGCGCGCCCGATGCTGAGACCGAGCAGCGACACCAGCAGCGCCCCGGCCAGCGCGGTTCCGACCGCCGAGGCGAGGTTCTGCGTGGTCCCCCGCAACGACCCCACAT
Coding sequences within it:
- a CDS encoding AzlD domain-containing protein, with the protein product MSLWSAILLAALICLALKAVGYLVPPKVLEAPRPARISDLLTVALLAALVAVQTLGDGQAITVDARVPALLVAGGLLWLRQSFLVVVVAAALVAALLRLFGLAA
- a CDS encoding AzlC family ABC transporter permease produces the protein MTAEREVWREALGVVLATSAYGISFGALAVASGLDVWQTCVLSLLMFTGGSQFAFVGVFTAGGLAALPSAVASAALLGVRNVAYGMRMSPIVGGGPVRRAAAAHFTIDESTAVAISQTVPRLRQVGFWVTGIGIFVGWNITTLIGALVGDVLGDPKTWGLDAAAAAAFLALLWPRLKQRQAIAVGVAAAVVAAALTPFLMPGLPVLVAALVAILVGWFNWLGRDPQQESAADAGTEAVS
- a CDS encoding helix-turn-helix domain-containing protein, translated to MEDLRTRISRTLRREREAIGLSVSELARRAGVSKATVSQLESGAGNPSVETLWALGVALGVPFAVLVDQQANAPTLIRADELAGVPSSASAYSATLLSASPPGARRDVYLIQAEPGDPRVSDPHHAGTIEHVILIAGQAQVGPVAEPILLGPGDYLTYAGDAPHIFEATAAGTSAVLISELR